A window from Bos indicus isolate NIAB-ARS_2022 breed Sahiwal x Tharparkar chromosome 1, NIAB-ARS_B.indTharparkar_mat_pri_1.0, whole genome shotgun sequence encodes these proteins:
- the TBCCD1 gene encoding TBCC domain-containing protein 1 isoform X1, with product MSVEADRLRYAKKPFHADVLRDNMDQSGVLLWVKAEPFIVGALQIPPPSKFSLHYLRKISTYVRTRTIEGGYPRLSWSTWRHIACGKLQLAKDLAWLYFEMFDSLAMKTPEERLEWSEILSNCMSEDEVEKQRNQLSVDTLQFLLFLHIQQLNKVSLRTSLIGEEWPSPRHRAQSPDLTEKSSCHNKNWNDYSHQAFVCDHLSDLLELLLDPEQLTASFHSTHSSLVSREAVVALSFLIEGTVSGARKIYPLYELALWHPLHAETGFSKASKTFSFYKLEAWLRTCLTGNPFGTSACLKSGKKLAWAHQVEGTTKRAKIACNTHVAPRMHRMVVMSQVYKQTLAKSSDTLVGAHVKIHRCNESFIYLLSPLRSVTIEKCRNSTFVLGPVQTALHLHSCDNVKVIAICHRLSISSTTGCIFHILTPTRPLILSGNQRVTFAPFHTHYPMLEDHMARTGLATVPNYWDNPMIVCRENSSPSVFRLLPPCEFYVFIIPFEMEGDTTEIPGGLPSAYQKALSQREKKIQVWQKTVKEARLTKDQRKQFQVLVENKFYEWLINTGHRQQLDSLVPPAAGSKQAAG from the exons ATGTCCGTGGAAGCAGACAGACTCAG GTATGCAAAGAAGCCTTTTCACGCAGATGTCCTTAGAGATAATATGGATCAGTCCGGAGTTCTCCTCTGGGTGAAAGCAGAACCCTTCATAGTGGGTGCCTTGCAGATCCCCCCTCCGTCCAAGTTCAGTCTTCACTATCTCAGGAAGATATCTACCTATGTGCGAACACGGACCATAGAGGGAGGTTACCCACGCCTGTCTTGGTCTACATGGAGGCACATTGCATGTGGGAAGCTGCAGTTGGCTAAGGATCTGGCATGGCTTTACTTTGAAATGTTTGATAGTCTTGCAATGAAGACACCAGAGGAGCGCCTGGAATGGTCTGAGATTCTGTCCAACTGCATGTCTGAGGATGAAGTCGAAAAGCAAAGAAATCAG CTTTCCGTGGACACCCTGCAGTTTCTGCTCTTCTTACATATACAGCAGTTAAACAAGGTCTCCCTGAGGACATCTTTGATTGGGGAAGAGTGGCCTAGTCCCAGACACAGAGCTCAGTCTCCTGACCTGACTGAAAAATCCAGTTGTCATAATAAG aaCTGGAATGATTACAGTCATCAGGCTTTTGTCTGTGATCATCTGTCAGATCTCCTTGAGCTGCTTTTAGACCCAGAGCAACTTACTGCATCATTTCATTCAACCCACAGTAGTCTAGTCTCTCGGGAAGCTGTtgtggcgctcagctttcttatcgaAGGTACAGTGAGTGGAGCTAGGAAGATATATCCGCTCTATGAACTTGCACTGTGGCATCCACTGCATGCGGAAACGGGCTTCTCAAAGGCCTCTAAGACTTTTTCTTTCTACAAGCTGGAAGCCTGGTTAAGGACCTGCTTGACTGGGAATCCATTTGGTACATCTGCTTGCCTCAAGTCTGGAAAGAAATTGGCTTGGGCTCACCAAG ttGAAGGGACAACCAAGAGAGCGAAGATTGCCTGTAATACTCACGTGGCCCCAAGGATGCACCGCATGGTGGTGATGAGCCAGGTTTACAAGCAGACGTTGGCCAAGAGCTCAGATACTCTGGTGGGGGCACATGTAAAGATCCATCGTTGCAACGAGTCTTTTATATATCTGCTCTCCCCCTTACG ATCCGTGACAATTGAGAAGTGCAGAAATAGCACCTTTGTCCTGGGCCCTGTACAGACTGCTCTTCACCTCCACAGCTGTGACAACGTTAAAGTCATTGCTATTTGCCATCGTCTGTCCATCTCATCGACGACAGGTTGCATCTTTCACATTCTGACACCTACACGCCCCCTTATTCTCTCTGGGAACCAGAGAGTAACTTTTGCCCCTTTTCATACCCATTACCCAATGCTGGAGGACCACATGGCTAGGACCGGCCTTGCTACAGTGCCTAACTATTGGGATAATCCCATGATTGTGTGCAGAGAGAACAGCAGCCCAAGTGTCTTCCGACTCCTACCACCATGTGAATTCTATGTGTTTATTATTCCATTTGAAATGGAAGGGGACACAACAGAGATACCTGGGGGTCTTCCATCTGCATATCAGAAAGCACtgagccaaagggaaaaaaagatacagGTCTGGCAGAAAACTGTGAAGGAAGCTCGTTTAACAAA
- the TBCCD1 gene encoding TBCC domain-containing protein 1 isoform X2: MDQSGVLLWVKAEPFIVGALQIPPPSKFSLHYLRKISTYVRTRTIEGGYPRLSWSTWRHIACGKLQLAKDLAWLYFEMFDSLAMKTPEERLEWSEILSNCMSEDEVEKQRNQLSVDTLQFLLFLHIQQLNKVSLRTSLIGEEWPSPRHRAQSPDLTEKSSCHNKNWNDYSHQAFVCDHLSDLLELLLDPEQLTASFHSTHSSLVSREAVVALSFLIEGTVSGARKIYPLYELALWHPLHAETGFSKASKTFSFYKLEAWLRTCLTGNPFGTSACLKSGKKLAWAHQVEGTTKRAKIACNTHVAPRMHRMVVMSQVYKQTLAKSSDTLVGAHVKIHRCNESFIYLLSPLRSVTIEKCRNSTFVLGPVQTALHLHSCDNVKVIAICHRLSISSTTGCIFHILTPTRPLILSGNQRVTFAPFHTHYPMLEDHMARTGLATVPNYWDNPMIVCRENSSPSVFRLLPPCEFYVFIIPFEMEGDTTEIPGGLPSAYQKALSQREKKIQVWQKTVKEARLTKDQRKQFQVLVENKFYEWLINTGHRQQLDSLVPPAAGSKQAAG; encoded by the exons ATGGATCAGTCCGGAGTTCTCCTCTGGGTGAAAGCAGAACCCTTCATAGTGGGTGCCTTGCAGATCCCCCCTCCGTCCAAGTTCAGTCTTCACTATCTCAGGAAGATATCTACCTATGTGCGAACACGGACCATAGAGGGAGGTTACCCACGCCTGTCTTGGTCTACATGGAGGCACATTGCATGTGGGAAGCTGCAGTTGGCTAAGGATCTGGCATGGCTTTACTTTGAAATGTTTGATAGTCTTGCAATGAAGACACCAGAGGAGCGCCTGGAATGGTCTGAGATTCTGTCCAACTGCATGTCTGAGGATGAAGTCGAAAAGCAAAGAAATCAG CTTTCCGTGGACACCCTGCAGTTTCTGCTCTTCTTACATATACAGCAGTTAAACAAGGTCTCCCTGAGGACATCTTTGATTGGGGAAGAGTGGCCTAGTCCCAGACACAGAGCTCAGTCTCCTGACCTGACTGAAAAATCCAGTTGTCATAATAAG aaCTGGAATGATTACAGTCATCAGGCTTTTGTCTGTGATCATCTGTCAGATCTCCTTGAGCTGCTTTTAGACCCAGAGCAACTTACTGCATCATTTCATTCAACCCACAGTAGTCTAGTCTCTCGGGAAGCTGTtgtggcgctcagctttcttatcgaAGGTACAGTGAGTGGAGCTAGGAAGATATATCCGCTCTATGAACTTGCACTGTGGCATCCACTGCATGCGGAAACGGGCTTCTCAAAGGCCTCTAAGACTTTTTCTTTCTACAAGCTGGAAGCCTGGTTAAGGACCTGCTTGACTGGGAATCCATTTGGTACATCTGCTTGCCTCAAGTCTGGAAAGAAATTGGCTTGGGCTCACCAAG ttGAAGGGACAACCAAGAGAGCGAAGATTGCCTGTAATACTCACGTGGCCCCAAGGATGCACCGCATGGTGGTGATGAGCCAGGTTTACAAGCAGACGTTGGCCAAGAGCTCAGATACTCTGGTGGGGGCACATGTAAAGATCCATCGTTGCAACGAGTCTTTTATATATCTGCTCTCCCCCTTACG ATCCGTGACAATTGAGAAGTGCAGAAATAGCACCTTTGTCCTGGGCCCTGTACAGACTGCTCTTCACCTCCACAGCTGTGACAACGTTAAAGTCATTGCTATTTGCCATCGTCTGTCCATCTCATCGACGACAGGTTGCATCTTTCACATTCTGACACCTACACGCCCCCTTATTCTCTCTGGGAACCAGAGAGTAACTTTTGCCCCTTTTCATACCCATTACCCAATGCTGGAGGACCACATGGCTAGGACCGGCCTTGCTACAGTGCCTAACTATTGGGATAATCCCATGATTGTGTGCAGAGAGAACAGCAGCCCAAGTGTCTTCCGACTCCTACCACCATGTGAATTCTATGTGTTTATTATTCCATTTGAAATGGAAGGGGACACAACAGAGATACCTGGGGGTCTTCCATCTGCATATCAGAAAGCACtgagccaaagggaaaaaaagatacagGTCTGGCAGAAAACTGTGAAGGAAGCTCGTTTAACAAA